The Hemitrygon akajei chromosome 23, sHemAka1.3, whole genome shotgun sequence genome includes a window with the following:
- the LOC140715077 gene encoding interferon-induced protein with tetratricopeptide repeats 5-like, translated as MSDTLKESLFEKLCQLQCHFTWVPQKDNIDFNDLKLRLQDSIQLGVKYQATSYNHLAFVNCQQGDYEEAIQNLKEAEIIWRGNHKDELERRSIITYGNFAWVHYHMGHLTEAQSYLDKLEMICKPLSDGPRYTAMIPEVYGEKGWSLLTFGNIVYYEEAKECFEKALEEDSDNVEWNMGFATALYRLETISGVSENQEQSQPVKYLRRVLELDPDDTVAMVMLALKLQEFNEAEKANELVEEALRKSPDLPYVLRYTAKFYRIARAFDIAIGLLKRALEFTPCSAFLHHQISTCYRGKLFTLKKKADYNNSGRAAFQLKAELISMCKYHFEKAFQLKSSFIIAKLDFAGICLEDGEADRAEEIYKSLLSLEDLAPDNKQALALKVGLFELHHKRSESNAIIYLLDGLKIHPGSKNWKFCDSNLRKILRSQIKRNPRNSKAFGVLGLVHQLSGEKAEAIKCFERALEFDPDTEEHLTALSELCLST; from the exons ATGAG CGACACTCTGAAGGAATCCCTGTTTGAGAAACTCTGCCAGCTTCAGTGTCACTTCACGTGGGTTCCACAGAAGGACAACATTGACTTCAATGATTTGAAGCTTAGATTACAAGATTCTATTCAACTTGGTGTAAAATATCAAGCCACATCCTACAACCATCTTGCTTTTGTAAACTGTCAGCAAGGTGACTATGAAGAAGCAATTCAAAATTTAAAGGAAGCTGAAATAATTTGGAGAGGGAACCACAAAGATGAATTAGAAAGAAGAAGCATCATCACCTATGGAAACTTTGCCTGGGTGCATTACCACATGGGACATCTGACCGAGGCCCAGTCCTATCTCGACAAGCTGGAGATGATCTGTAAACCGCTCAGTGATGGCCCTCGCTATACAGCAATGATACCCGAGGTGTACGGGGAGAAGGGATGGTCACTGTTAACTTTTGGTAATATTGTTTACTATGAGGAGGCAAAGGAATGTTTTGAGAAGGCTTTGGAGGAAGATTCCGATAATGTGGAGTGGAATATGGGCTTTGCGACTGCTCTTTATCGTCTGGAAACAATTTCAGGTGTTTCAGAGAATCAGGAACAAAGTCAGCCAGTGAAGTATCTGCGACGGGTGCTGGAGCTTGACCCAGATGACACGGTGGCCATGGTTATGTTGGCCCTAAAGCTGCAAGAGTTCAATGAAGCAGAGAAAGCAAATGAATTAGTTGAAGAAGCATTGAGGAAGTCCCCAGATCTGCCATATGTGCTTCGCTATACAGCAAAATTTTATAGAATAGCACGAGCTTTCGATATCGCAATAGGCCTGTTGAAGAGAGCTTTAGAGTTTACTCCATGCTCTGCCTTCTTACACCACCAAATCAGTACATGTTACAGAGGAAAACTATTCACTCTGAAAAAGAAAGCAGACTACAACAATTCTGGCAGAGCTGCATTTCAGCTGAAAGCTGAGTTGATCAGTATGTGCAAATATCATTTTGAAAAGGCATTTCAACTGAAATCATCATTTATTATTGCAAAATTGGATTTTGCAGGAATCTGCTTAGAAGATGGAGAAGCAGACAGAGCAGAGGAAATCTACAAGAGTCTGCTGAGCTTGGAGGATCTTGCTCCAGATAATAAGCAAGCACTAGCATTAAAAGTTGGATTATTTGAACTGCACCACAAAAGATCTGAATCGAACGCCATCATCTATTTACTGGACGGACTTAAAATCCATCCTGGAAGTAAAAATTGGAAGTTCTGTGACAGTAACTTGAGAAAGATTTTAAGAAGCCAAATTAAGAGAAATCCAAGAAACAGCAAAGCCTTTGGTGTTCTTGGGTTAGTGCACCAGCTGTCTGGGGAGAAGGCTGAGGCTATTAAATGCTTTGAAAGGGCCTTAGAATTTGATCCCGACACTGAAGAACATCTCACAGCTCTTAGTGAATTATGTCTTTCTACGTAG
- the LOC140715333 gene encoding interferon-induced protein with tetratricopeptide repeats 5-like — MNNTLKESLFEKLCQLQCHFTWVPQKDNTDFSDMKLRLQDSIKLGVKYQATSYNHLAFVNCQQGDYEEAIQNLKEAEKIWRENHKDELERRSIITYGNFAWVHYHMGHLTEAQCYLDKLEMICKPLSDGPCYTAMIPEVYGEKGWSLLSSAAEYYEEAKECFNKALQEDSNNVEWTMGYATALYRLETISGVSENQEQNQCVTYLRRVLELDPDDTVAMVMLALKLQEFNEAEKANELVEEALRKSPDLPYVLRYAAKFYRIAQAVDIAIGLLKRALEFTPCSSFLHHQIGICYRGKLFTLKKKADCNYPDRAAFQQKAELISKCKYHFEKAFELKSSFIIAKLDFAGICLENGEAVRAEEIYKNLLSLEDLAPDHKQALALQVGLFELHHKGSESNSIIYFLDGLKIHHGSKQWKLCDSNLRKILGKQIERNPRNSNALGVLGMVHQLAGEKDEAVACFEKALEFDPGNEEYLNALSELCPAT; from the exons ATGAA CAACACTCTGAAGGAATCCCTGTTTGAGAAACTCTGCCAGCTTCAGTGTCACTTCACGTGGGTTCCACAGAAGGACAACACTGACTTCAGTGATATGAAGCTTAGATTACAAGATTCTATAAAACTTGGTGTAAAATATCAAGCAACATCCTACAACCATCTTGCTTTTGTAAACTGTCAGCAAGGCGACTATGAAGAAGCAATTCAAAATTTAAAGGAAGCTGAAAAGATTTGGAGAGAGAACCACAAAGATGAATTAGAAAGAAGAAGCATCATCACCTATGGAAACTTTGCCTGGGTGCATTACCACATGGGACATCTGACCGAGGCCCAGTGCTATCTCGACAAGCTGGAGATGATCTGTAAACCACTCAGTGATGGCCCTTGCTATACAGCAATGATACCCGAGGTGTACGGGGAGAAGGGATGGTCATTGTTGAGTTCTGCTGCTGAATACTATGAGGAAGCAAAGGAATGTTTTAACAAGGCTCTGCAGGAAGATTCTAATAATGTGGAGTGGACGATGGGCTATGCGACTGCTCTTTATCGTCTGGAGACAATTTCTGGTGTTTCAGAGAATCAGGAGCAGAATCAATGTGTGACGTATCTGCGACGGGTGCTGGAGCTTGACCCAGATGACACGGTGGCCATGGTTATGTTGGCCCTAAAGCTGCAAGAGTTCAATGAAGCAGAGAAAGCAAATGAATTAGTTGAAGAAGCATTGAGGAAGTCCCCAGATCTGCCATATGTGCTTCGTTATGCTGCAAAGTTTTACAGAATAGCACAAGCTGTCGATATCGCAATAGGCCTGTTGAAGAGAGCTCTAGAATTTACTCCATGCTCGTCTTTCTTACACCACCAAATCGGTATATGTTACAGGGGAAAACTATTCACTCTGAAAAAGAAAGCAGACTGTAACTATCCTGACAGAGCTGCATTTCAACAGAAAGCTGAGTTGATCAGTAAGTGCAAATATCACTTTGAAAAGGCATTTGAACTCAAATCATCATTTATTATTGCAAAACTGGATTTTGCAGGAATCTGCTTGGAAAATGGAGAAGCAGTCAgagcagaggagatctacaagaaTCTGCTGAGCTTGGAGGATCTTGCTCCAGATCATAAGCAGGCACTAGCTTTACAAGTTGGATTATTTGAACTGCACCACAAAGGATCTGAATCAAACTCCATCATCTATTTCCTGGACGGACTTAAAATCCATCATGGAAGTAAACAATGGAAGCTCTGTGACAGTAACTTGAGAAAGATCTTAGGAAAACAAATTGAGAGGAATCCAAGAAACAGCAACGCCCTTGGTGTTCTTGGGATGGTGCACCAGCTGGCTGGGGAGAAGGATGAGGCTGTTGCGTGCTTTGAAAAGGCCTTGGAATTTGATCCTGGCAATGAAGAATATCTCAATGCTCTTTCTGAATTATGCCCTGCTACCTAG